The DNA sequence CGATCTACTATCTGTAAGTTTGTTCTTTCATTTCTTCCACCAATATTATATACATTGGCTTCTAAACCTGTATGGTACACTAGGTCGATCCCTTTACAGTGGTCTAGTACATATAACCAATCACGAATATTTTTACCGTCACCATAGATTGGAATTGGTTCATTCGCAAGTGCTTTACGGATGATTGTTGGAATCAACTTTTCATCATGTTGCTTAGGACCATAGTTATTTGAACAGTTTGTAATAACAGTGTTAAGTCCGTAAGTTTCTTGATATGAACGTACAACCATATCAGAACTAGCTTTACTTGCACTATATGGTGAATTTGGAGCATATGGAGTCTCTTCTGTAAATAGATCTTTTGGATCATCACTGAGTGTACCATATACTTCATCAGTAGAAATATGGTGGAATCTGCATTTATTGTACTTTTCTTTATATGTAAACGGTTTTTCCATCCAATATTTGTATGCTACGTCTATTAAAGTAAAAGTACCGTTAACATTTGTCTCTATAAAGACACCAGGAT is a window from the Sulfurimonas sp. C5 genome containing:
- the rfbB gene encoding dTDP-glucose 4,6-dehydratase: MKSILLTGTAGFIGSNFVPYFLEKYPEYKLVNLDLLTYAGNLDNLKECEGNPRYKFIKGDICNRELVEFIFNEYDIQGVIHFAAESHVDNSIKNPGVFIETNVNGTFTLIDVAYKYWMEKPFTYKEKYNKCRFHHISTDEVYGTLSDDPKDLFTEETPYAPNSPYSASKASSDMVVRSYQETYGLNTVITNCSNNYGPKQHDEKLIPTIIRKALANEPIPIYGDGKNIRDWLYVLDHCKGIDLVYHTGLEANVYNIGGRNERTNLQIVDRICTILDEKVPQDSKSYKELITFVEDRAGHDRRYAIDATKLENTLGWKADENFDTGIVKTIDWYLEKYGKN